A genomic segment from Toxotes jaculatrix isolate fToxJac2 chromosome 6, fToxJac2.pri, whole genome shotgun sequence encodes:
- the rad23ab gene encoding RAD23 homolog A, nucleotide excision repair protein b isoform X3: MAAGKAAQLFKGDNGSIVKTLKEKIEEDRGKDAFPAVGQKLIYAGKILNDDTPLKEYKIDEKNFVVVMVTKPKPAPPPQASPQPTPQPAAASAPPPATAPAPAPAPAPASGPAQTPSTPTHTVSASTPAPQSVPPSESPCSVPENTPLASAEAAAAPDSNATPDSAPALASAAAAALDSAPAPATETVQTAPTTADHPAPAAQPEEKPREEPEDQPSATAPVPSSASSLVDELGLLEEAASILVTGPAYENLVSEIMSMGYEREQVVAALRASYNNPDRAVEYLLMGIPAEASDLPAQEPVRHSAPSNPPTPATQQPQQPPAASNTGPVSGSQPPSAGGGSVSTGNPLEFLRNQPQFQQMRQIIQQNPALLPALLQQLGRDNPQLLQQITQHQERFVQMLNEPRGGDTGGEGAEAQGLPHTNYIQVTPQEKEAIERLKALGFPEGLVIQAYFACEKNENLAANFLLQQSWDDE; the protein is encoded by the exons GTGAAAACCCTGAAGGAGAAAatagaggaggacagaggaaaagatgCATTTCCTGCTGTGGGACAAAAACTCATCTATGCAG GCAAAATCTTAAATGATGACACCCCGCTGAAAGAGTACAAAATTGATGAGAAAAACTTTGTGGTGGTCATGGTTACCAAG CCTAAACCAGCCCCTCCTCCACAAGCATCCCCTCAGCCAACTCCccaaccagctgcagcttcagctccTCCCCCAGCCACAGCCCCAGCTCCAGCCCCAGCTCCAGCCCCAGCCTCTGGCCCAGCACAGACGCCCTCAACACCGACACATACAGTGTCTGCATCTACACCTGCCCCACAGTCAGTGCCTCCCTCTGAATCCCCATGCTCGGTGCCAGAAAACACCCCGCTGGCTTctgctgaagcagcagcagctccggACTCAAACGCAACCCCAgactcagctccagctctggcttcagctgctgctgctgctttagaCTCTGCCCCAGCTCCAGCTACTGAAACCGTTCAGACAGCCCCGACCACTGCAGACCACCCTGCCCCTGCTGCCCAGCCAGAAGAGAAGCCAAGGGAAGAGCCTGAGGATCAGCCATCTGCCACGGCACCAGTCCCCTCTTCAGCTTCCAG CCTTGTTGATGAGCTGGGTCTCCTTGAAGAAGCAGCATCAATACTGG TGACAGGTCCGGCCTACGAGAACCTGGTGTCAGAGATCATGTCTATGGGTTATGAGCGGGAGCAGGTAGTTGCTGCGCTTAGAGCCAGTTACAACAACCCAGACCGAGCAGTGGAGTATCTACTCATG GGTATTCCAGCAGAGGCCAGTGATCTGCCAGCTCAAGAGCCGGTTAGACACAGTGCTCCAtctaacccccccacccctgctaCACAACAACCACAGCAGCCCCCAGCAGCCTCAAACA CAGGGCCAGTCTCTGGCAGTCAGCCTCCGTCTGCTGGTGGAGGCTCTGTCTCCACAGGGAACCCTCTGGAGTTCCTGAGGAACCAGCCTCAGTTCCAGCAGATGAGACAGATCATCCAGCAGAACCCAGCCCTCTTACCAGCCCTGCTGCAGCAACTGGGCAGAGACAACCCGCAGCTGCTGCAG cAAATCACGCAGCATCAGGAGCGTTTTGTACAGATGTTGAATGAGCCACGAGGTGGAGACACGGGAGGAGAGGGTGCTGAGGCCCAGGGGTTACCACACACCAACTACATCCAGGTCACCCCACAGGAGAAGGAGGCCATTGAGAGG TTAAAAGCGCTGGGCTTCCCTGAAGGCTTAGTCATCCAGGCTTACTTTGCCTGTGAGAAGAACGAGAACCTGGCTGCTAACTTCCTGCTACAGCAATCGTGGGACGACGAGTAA
- the rad23ab gene encoding RAD23 homolog A, nucleotide excision repair protein b isoform X1: MLTVTLKTLQQQTFKIEIDPELTVKTLKEKIEEDRGKDAFPAVGQKLIYAGKILNDDTPLKEYKIDEKNFVVVMVTKPKPAPPPQASPQPTPQPAAASAPPPATAPAPAPAPAPASGPAQTPSTPTHTVSASTPAPQSVPPSESPCSVPENTPLASAEAAAAPDSNATPDSAPALASAAAAALDSAPAPATETVQTAPTTADHPAPAAQPEEKPREEPEDQPSATAPVPSSASSLVDELGLLEEAASILVTGPAYENLVSEIMSMGYEREQVVAALRASYNNPDRAVEYLLMGIPAEASDLPAQEPVRHSAPSNPPTPATQQPQQPPAASNTGPVSGSQPPSAGGGSVSTGNPLEFLRNQPQFQQMRQIIQQNPALLPALLQQLGRDNPQLLQQITQHQERFVQMLNEPRGGDTGGEGAEAQGLPHTNYIQVTPQEKEAIERLKALGFPEGLVIQAYFACEKNENLAANFLLQQSWDDE, from the exons GTGAAAACCCTGAAGGAGAAAatagaggaggacagaggaaaagatgCATTTCCTGCTGTGGGACAAAAACTCATCTATGCAG GCAAAATCTTAAATGATGACACCCCGCTGAAAGAGTACAAAATTGATGAGAAAAACTTTGTGGTGGTCATGGTTACCAAG CCTAAACCAGCCCCTCCTCCACAAGCATCCCCTCAGCCAACTCCccaaccagctgcagcttcagctccTCCCCCAGCCACAGCCCCAGCTCCAGCCCCAGCTCCAGCCCCAGCCTCTGGCCCAGCACAGACGCCCTCAACACCGACACATACAGTGTCTGCATCTACACCTGCCCCACAGTCAGTGCCTCCCTCTGAATCCCCATGCTCGGTGCCAGAAAACACCCCGCTGGCTTctgctgaagcagcagcagctccggACTCAAACGCAACCCCAgactcagctccagctctggcttcagctgctgctgctgctttagaCTCTGCCCCAGCTCCAGCTACTGAAACCGTTCAGACAGCCCCGACCACTGCAGACCACCCTGCCCCTGCTGCCCAGCCAGAAGAGAAGCCAAGGGAAGAGCCTGAGGATCAGCCATCTGCCACGGCACCAGTCCCCTCTTCAGCTTCCAG CCTTGTTGATGAGCTGGGTCTCCTTGAAGAAGCAGCATCAATACTGG TGACAGGTCCGGCCTACGAGAACCTGGTGTCAGAGATCATGTCTATGGGTTATGAGCGGGAGCAGGTAGTTGCTGCGCTTAGAGCCAGTTACAACAACCCAGACCGAGCAGTGGAGTATCTACTCATG GGTATTCCAGCAGAGGCCAGTGATCTGCCAGCTCAAGAGCCGGTTAGACACAGTGCTCCAtctaacccccccacccctgctaCACAACAACCACAGCAGCCCCCAGCAGCCTCAAACA CAGGGCCAGTCTCTGGCAGTCAGCCTCCGTCTGCTGGTGGAGGCTCTGTCTCCACAGGGAACCCTCTGGAGTTCCTGAGGAACCAGCCTCAGTTCCAGCAGATGAGACAGATCATCCAGCAGAACCCAGCCCTCTTACCAGCCCTGCTGCAGCAACTGGGCAGAGACAACCCGCAGCTGCTGCAG cAAATCACGCAGCATCAGGAGCGTTTTGTACAGATGTTGAATGAGCCACGAGGTGGAGACACGGGAGGAGAGGGTGCTGAGGCCCAGGGGTTACCACACACCAACTACATCCAGGTCACCCCACAGGAGAAGGAGGCCATTGAGAGG TTAAAAGCGCTGGGCTTCCCTGAAGGCTTAGTCATCCAGGCTTACTTTGCCTGTGAGAAGAACGAGAACCTGGCTGCTAACTTCCTGCTACAGCAATCGTGGGACGACGAGTAA
- the rad23ab gene encoding RAD23 homolog A, nucleotide excision repair protein b isoform X2: protein MLTVTLKTLQQQTFKIEIDPELTVKTLKEKIEEDRGKDAFPAVGQKLIYAGKILNDDTPLKEYKIDEKNFVVVMVTKPKPAPPPQASPQPTPQPAAASAPPPATAPAPAPAPAPASGPAQTPSTPTHTVSASTPAPQSVPPSESPCSVPENTPLASAEAAAAPDSNATPDSAPALASAAAAALDSAPAPATETVQTAPTTADHPAPAAQPEEKPREEPEDQPSATAPVPSSASSLVDELGLLEEAASILVTGPAYENLVSEIMSMGYEREQVVAALRASYNNPDRAVEYLLMGIPAEASDLPAQEPVRHSAPSNPPTPATQQPQQPPAASNRPVSGSQPPSAGGGSVSTGNPLEFLRNQPQFQQMRQIIQQNPALLPALLQQLGRDNPQLLQQITQHQERFVQMLNEPRGGDTGGEGAEAQGLPHTNYIQVTPQEKEAIERLKALGFPEGLVIQAYFACEKNENLAANFLLQQSWDDE from the exons GTGAAAACCCTGAAGGAGAAAatagaggaggacagaggaaaagatgCATTTCCTGCTGTGGGACAAAAACTCATCTATGCAG GCAAAATCTTAAATGATGACACCCCGCTGAAAGAGTACAAAATTGATGAGAAAAACTTTGTGGTGGTCATGGTTACCAAG CCTAAACCAGCCCCTCCTCCACAAGCATCCCCTCAGCCAACTCCccaaccagctgcagcttcagctccTCCCCCAGCCACAGCCCCAGCTCCAGCCCCAGCTCCAGCCCCAGCCTCTGGCCCAGCACAGACGCCCTCAACACCGACACATACAGTGTCTGCATCTACACCTGCCCCACAGTCAGTGCCTCCCTCTGAATCCCCATGCTCGGTGCCAGAAAACACCCCGCTGGCTTctgctgaagcagcagcagctccggACTCAAACGCAACCCCAgactcagctccagctctggcttcagctgctgctgctgctttagaCTCTGCCCCAGCTCCAGCTACTGAAACCGTTCAGACAGCCCCGACCACTGCAGACCACCCTGCCCCTGCTGCCCAGCCAGAAGAGAAGCCAAGGGAAGAGCCTGAGGATCAGCCATCTGCCACGGCACCAGTCCCCTCTTCAGCTTCCAG CCTTGTTGATGAGCTGGGTCTCCTTGAAGAAGCAGCATCAATACTGG TGACAGGTCCGGCCTACGAGAACCTGGTGTCAGAGATCATGTCTATGGGTTATGAGCGGGAGCAGGTAGTTGCTGCGCTTAGAGCCAGTTACAACAACCCAGACCGAGCAGTGGAGTATCTACTCATG GGTATTCCAGCAGAGGCCAGTGATCTGCCAGCTCAAGAGCCGGTTAGACACAGTGCTCCAtctaacccccccacccctgctaCACAACAACCACAGCAGCCCCCAGCAGCCTCAAACA GGCCAGTCTCTGGCAGTCAGCCTCCGTCTGCTGGTGGAGGCTCTGTCTCCACAGGGAACCCTCTGGAGTTCCTGAGGAACCAGCCTCAGTTCCAGCAGATGAGACAGATCATCCAGCAGAACCCAGCCCTCTTACCAGCCCTGCTGCAGCAACTGGGCAGAGACAACCCGCAGCTGCTGCAG cAAATCACGCAGCATCAGGAGCGTTTTGTACAGATGTTGAATGAGCCACGAGGTGGAGACACGGGAGGAGAGGGTGCTGAGGCCCAGGGGTTACCACACACCAACTACATCCAGGTCACCCCACAGGAGAAGGAGGCCATTGAGAGG TTAAAAGCGCTGGGCTTCCCTGAAGGCTTAGTCATCCAGGCTTACTTTGCCTGTGAGAAGAACGAGAACCTGGCTGCTAACTTCCTGCTACAGCAATCGTGGGACGACGAGTAA